In the genome of Candidatus Methylomirabilota bacterium, the window CGCGCAGGAAGATGACCTGCTCGGCCCGGGTGAGCACGCGGAAGTCGGGCGTAAGTCCCAGCTCGAGGGCGTTCTCCTTGATCAGGCGGTCGCCGAAGGCATGGAAGGTGGAGATGTTCACGTCGGCGTAGCCGTAGGGCACGAGGGTGTCGACGCGCTCTTCCATCTCGGCGGCGGCCTTGTCGGTGAACGTCAGCGCGAGGATCTCCGACGGCCGGGCGCGGCGCGTGGCGATGAGATAGGCGATGCGGCGGGTGATGACGGTGGTCTTGCCGGTCCCCGCCCCCGCGATGATCAGGAGCGGGCCCGTCTCGTGAGTGACCGCGGCGGTCTGAGGCGCGTTCAGGCCCTCGAGGATGCGCTCGGCACCTCGCGCGGCTTCCGCCATCAGCGGTGACTATACCACCCTAGGGAACGACGAGAGAGAGCGCGGCGGGGACGGACTCGAAGCTGACCGGCAGCGGACCGAGCAATTCACCGTCCACGTGCACGAAGCGGCTCGACGGGCCGCGGACGACGACTCGGCGGGTCTTCAGATAGGTGACGCCCGGCAATCCGAGATGCGAGCCGGTGGCGGCGGCGGACAGGTAGCGGGCGAAGCGGTGACGCTGGGTCGAATCGAACAGGCACACGTCGAGCAGGTCGTCGTCCATGCTCGCCTCGGGCGCGAAGCGCATCCCTCCTCCGTGCGACGACGCGTTGGCCACCACCGCGAAGGTGGCGCTGTACTGGCCGCCTTCCGCCTCGATGTGGAACTGCACCGGATTCCAGTCGGCGAGCTGCCGGAGACCGGCCAGCCAGAACGCGCTTTCCCCGGTCATCCGGGTGACCGTCGGGTGAATCGCGCGGACCACGTCGCCATCCAGCCCGATCCCGGCCATCAACAGGAAGTAGCGCTCGCCCGCGCGCCCGAGCGACACGCGACGCGTGCGCCCCGCCGCGATGATCTCGGCCAGCACGTCGATCCCGCCGGGCAGCGCCAGCTCCCGGGCGAGCACGTTGGAGGTTCCCCCGGGCCACACCGCGAGCGGCGTGGCGGTGCCGACCAGCCCCTGCATGGTCTCGTTGACGAGCCCGTCGCCGCCGTGGACGACGATCACGTCCGCGTTGGCCTGGATGGCCGCCGCGGTGAGCCGCATGGCATCGGTGGGAGCCGCGACGATCTGGGGCGTCGCGGTGACGCCGCGCTGGCGGAGGGCCTCCACGATGCGCGTGACCGAATGGTACCGGTCGCGCGGCTGACCCGAGCCTGGATTGTGGATGAGGACCGCGGACTTCAACGCGACCGCTCCACTACCGGCGAATCTCCGTGCTGTCGGTGGCCAGGAGCTCCTCCAGCTCGGCCCGAGTCACGATCGGCACGTCCCCCCAGATCGTGCACTTCAAGGCGGCCAGCGCGGTGGCCGCGTCGATGGCCTGCTGCGGGCCGCGGCCGAGCAGGGTCGCCCAGAGATAGCCGGCCGCGAAGGCATCCCCGGCGCCGACGCGGTCCACCACGTTGACGGTATAGCGCTTCGAGGGCCGGGCGATGCCCTCGGCGGCGAGGACCGCGGAGCCGGCCTCGCCCAGGGTCAGCGCAATCGTGGCCGACGGAGCGAGCGTCCGCAGCGCGCCGAGCACGCGCTCCGGCGCACCCTCGAGGTCGAAGACGGTCGCCGCGTCATCCTGCCCGATGAAGAGATAGTGCAGCCGCGGCAGGATCTCGAGCAGGAACTCGCGTGCCTCCTTCGGGCTCCAGAGCCGCGAGCGGTAGTTCACGTCGAAGGAGACCGGCACCGCGGCGGCCCCCGCCTCGTCGATCGCGCGACGCACCACGTCCCGCACGTTGTCGCCGAGGGCGGCGGTGACTCCCGTGAGGTGCGCGATACGCGCGCTGCGCACCAGCGCCCAGTCGACCTCGTCCGGTAGGAGCCGGCCGAACGCCGAATCGCGTCGATCGTAGAGCACGCGCACGGGCCGGGGAGCCATGCCGTACTCGAGGAAGTACAAGCCCATGCGCTGGCCCGGGCGACGCAGCACGCCGCGGCAGTCCACCCCGTGGCCGGTCAGCTCGCGAATGGTGCGGTCACCCCACGCGTGCTCCGCGGGCAGGACGGAGATGAACGCGGTGCGGAGCCCGAGGCGGGCGCACGCCGCCATCACGTTGGCCTCCGTGCCACCGATCTGGACGTCCAGGTCGGAGGCCTGCTCCAGGCGCTGGGGCGGGCGGGCGGCCAGCCTCAGCATCACCTCGCCGAGGCCGATCAGGTCGTAACGCGCGGCCGCCCGGCTCACGCGCTGGTCGACACCCGCACCGAGAGCGTGGTGCCCAGGATGAGGGACGACTGCACGGACTCGAGCAGACGATCCGGAGCGAAGACCACGCGCGCCGGCTGATCGGAGCGCGCCCAGGACGAGAACCGGGTGATGTCGATGAGAGCGGAGAGACGGCCGTCGGGGCCGTCGGGCGCCGGGCGGAAGCGGAGCGGCACCAGCTCGGCGCGGTAGCCGTCGGGGGCTACGTCGTCGGTGCCCTCGTTCTCGGCGCGCTTTCGGCGCATGACCGACGTGTAATAGGTGCCGTCGGCCTCGCGGTCGAGCGTACCGGCGGCGAAGTTCAACGCGGCCGAGACCAGGTCGTCCACCGGCCGATCCTGGGGCAGCGCGATCGCGTCATCGATCTGCCGGCGGCGGCTGAGCAGCAGTGTGTAGGCCACGGCGTGGAGCTCGGCCCGTTGCCGGGCGTAGTCGTAGGTCGTGACCGAGGTATTCGACCGCCCCCGAATGACGTGGAAGCTGCGGCTCTCCAGCGGCTTGAACCGGCCGTCCTGAATCAACCCGGTGGCTTCGGTGCCGGTGCTGATGCCGATCCCCTTGCCATTCATTGTCACCCGGTACCGGCCGGCCTTGCGGTCGATCTCCTGGGTCACCGTCCCCGTCATGGACAAGGTCAGAACGTTAAATAAAACCGATAGATCGAGATGGTAACCGAGAACGGAACGGCCGTTTTCCAGACCCAGCGCCCGGCCCCGAGTGACGAGAAGTGCCGCTGGAATCGCGGCCAGGAGGCGGCGACGCGTGATCATGCCCCGCATACGAGACGCATTCTACCCGAGCCTTCGACAGGACGTGATTTGGGTTTAGATTGATTTTCTGCTAGGTTATTAGACGTTATCCCACCTTCACCGTTCCATTCGGACAAGGGCACGGGCAGATGAAGAACCCACGTCGTGTAGTCATTACCGGGTTGGGTGTCATCGCCCCCAACGGCATCGGTAAGGACACTTTCTGGCAGAACCTCGTCGCCGGTAAATCGGGCATCGACTACATCACCGCTTTCGATCCTTCTCCCTACCCCTGCCACGTCGCCGGCGAAGTCCGCGACTTCGACCCGAAGGCATTTATG includes:
- a CDS encoding UvrD-helicase domain-containing protein, with product MAEAARGAERILEGLNAPQTAAVTHETGPLLIIAGAGTGKTTVITRRIAYLIATRRARPSEILALTFTDKAAAEMEERVDTLVPYGYADVNISTFHAFGDRLIKENALELGLTPDFRVLTRAEQVIFLR
- a CDS encoding diacylglycerol kinase family protein yields the protein MKSAVLIHNPGSGQPRDRYHSVTRIVEALRQRGVTATPQIVAAPTDAMRLTAAAIQANADVIVVHGGDGLVNETMQGLVGTATPLAVWPGGTSNVLARELALPGGIDVLAEIIAAGRTRRVSLGRAGERYFLLMAGIGLDGDVVRAIHPTVTRMTGESAFWLAGLRQLADWNPVQFHIEAEGGQYSATFAVVANASSHGGGMRFAPEASMDDDLLDVCLFDSTQRHRFARYLSAAATGSHLGLPGVTYLKTRRVVVRGPSSRFVHVDGELLGPLPVSFESVPAALSLVVP
- a CDS encoding sugar kinase, encoding MSRAAARYDLIGLGEVMLRLAARPPQRLEQASDLDVQIGGTEANVMAACARLGLRTAFISVLPAEHAWGDRTIRELTGHGVDCRGVLRRPGQRMGLYFLEYGMAPRPVRVLYDRRDSAFGRLLPDEVDWALVRSARIAHLTGVTAALGDNVRDVVRRAIDEAGAAAVPVSFDVNYRSRLWSPKEAREFLLEILPRLHYLFIGQDDAATVFDLEGAPERVLGALRTLAPSATIALTLGEAGSAVLAAEGIARPSKRYTVNVVDRVGAGDAFAAGYLWATLLGRGPQQAIDAATALAALKCTIWGDVPIVTRAELEELLATDSTEIRR